In a single window of the Notamacropus eugenii isolate mMacEug1 chromosome 4, mMacEug1.pri_v2, whole genome shotgun sequence genome:
- the LOC140498137 gene encoding olfactory receptor 1f45-like → MEGENQSRVFEFILLGLSEQPEQEKILFLVFLLMYLISGLGNVLIILAIKTDSHLHTPMYFFLTNLSLFDICFTSTTIPKILVAYISGNKEIFYISCLAQVFFFIWFVGLDSILLASMAYDRYMAICAPLQYNMVMTPKVCVLLVAVCWFWACANALTHTILLTQLSFCGHNEIHHFFCDLYVMISLACSDTFINDLVIYTMGGLIAVIPFTGILISYIHIFVAVLRIPSAHGKWKVFSTCGSHLTVVCLFYGTIIGVYFTPTSTHTAQQDTASAVMYTVVTPMLNPFIYSLRNNDMKGALRMLFTRKPGLSL, encoded by the coding sequence ATGGAAGGAGAAAATCAGTCTAGAGTCTTTGAATTCATTCTCCTGGGCCTTTCAGAACAGCCAGAGCAGGAGAAAATCCTGTTTCTTGTGTTCCTGCTTATGTATCTGATCTCAGGTCTTGGGAATGTGCTCATCATTCTGGCCATTAAGACAGATTCCCATCTCCACacccccatgtacttcttccttaCCAACTTGTCCCTGTTTGACATCTGCTTCACCTCTACCACCATCCCTAAGATATTAGTTGCTTATATATCTGGgaacaaagaaattttttataTAAGCTGCCTGGCACAAGTATTCTTCTTCATTTGGTTTGTAGGATTAGATAGCATCCTCCTTGCCTCCATGGCGTATGACCGCTACATGGCTATCTGTGCCCCATTACAGTATAACATGGTCATGACTCCAAAGGTCTGTGTCCTTCTGGTAGCAGTGTGCTGGTTTTGGGCTTGTGCTAATGCCCTGACACATACTATTCTGCTGACCCAACTCTCATTCTGTGGCCACAATGAAATCCATCATTTCTTCTGTGACCTCTATGTGATGATAAGCTTGGCCTGCTCAGATACCTTCATCAATGACTTGGTGATCTACACAATGGGAGGACTGATAGCTGTAATTCCATTCACTGGCATTCTGATCTCCTATATTCACATTTTTGTGGCTGTACTGAGGATCCCATCAGCTCATGGGAAATGGAAAGTTTTCTCTACCTGTGGCTCTCACCTCACTGTTGTCTGTCTCTTCTATGGGACCATCATTGGAGTTTACTTTACCCCAACATCTACCCACACTGCACAGCAGGACACAGCATCAGCTGTGATGTACACTGTGGTCACCCCCATGCTGAACCCCTTCATCTACAGCCTAAGGAACAATGATATGAAAGGAGCCCTGAGGATGCTCTTCACCAGAAAGCCTGGCCTCTCTTTGTGA